ctggagtggtaactgttgttgtaggcaaactccaccaaagctagctgctcatcccattgacctccaaaatccaagacactcatgcgaagcatgtcttccagtgtttggattgtcctttcgaccgtctgcatgcgagggtggaaggcatcttgaagttcaactgtgtgccaagtgcctcctgcaactttctccaaaaccgagaagtgaactggggccctctgtcagatattatggaagccggaactccatgcaatctgactatttctcgaatgtagagccgggcatactgtgccacagagtatgtagtctttacaggtaagaagtgagctgatttggtcaagcggtctacaattacccatatcgagtcatatcctcgcgtggtacgaggcaacccagtcacaaaatccatagtaatcatttcccacttccattctgggatagggagctcttgcaacttccctgacggtctctggtgttcaaacttcaccttctgacaagtcaagcacttggacacaaagtctgcgatGTCTCTCTTTGGGTTGGCTAGCTTGCCCTTGATGTTGTCCTGATGATTCCCCGCCTGCAGTATAATGCATAGCACTTTGTTCATGGTATCCAAATAGACCCGCAGCAGATGGAATATGGCCTAAGGCACCAGAATGATATGGTGCAAAGTATTGTTCTGACCCATATCCACTAAATTGACCTGACGTATACTGTGATGGCCCAATGCTTGATGGTCTGCCAAATGGAGCAAATAAGCCGCCGAATGGTGTTTGCGGCTGTTGACTCTCAGTAAAGTCGAATGTGCTTCTATTTTGCATTTGAGTTTGATATGACATCCATGGTGCTGATGGGCCAGGCATTGATGGGGTAGCCATCCAACCAATGTAATGAGCAGGGTCAGATAGTGCAGGAGCCGAGGGAATAGGATCAGAATGATCAGGCGCTGATGTGATGCAGTAAGGGTGGAATGCAACAGGTGAGGGCAAAGCATCATCGGGAGGAGAGGCTGGACGCACTGGATGTTGACGACTTCGAGCAGGACGTGATCGGCGTCGTGCTGCTCTATGTGAGGGCTCAGGCTGGTTGATGGGTTGGTCCTCTTCTAATTCATCATTAAAGGTTGTTGCTTGAGGTGCGGATTGAGCAGGTGGCATTTGGCAAAGCCGACTTTCTTCCTCTAGAGCAATCATCATTTTTCTTAATGTACGTTTAACTTCAGCCACATTTTCTGTTGATGGGTTCTGTAATTTTAGCAAACAATCCTCAATTGCATCCTCCTGTAAAAATATGAAGTCCATGTATTATGTTACAGTTTGTGTTAAACactgtaattaaaaattattattactaagtatttaataatgaaaaaatatgTATTGTAAATGATTACCACACAACCAATGGCAGCTCCACTTATTGAGATCCAACGTCTTGCAACTCGACGATACCACTCCATATATTCAGAATGATGGTGGAGTGGTTGTGCCATTTCTTGCCCTTGAACAATGTAATGTTCTCGCCTATTCCAACGATTAATGTACGTCGCATGATGGTGCGCCCAATTACTCTCACTAAATCGGAGAGTAATCTCATGTAACTCATCTGTTTGCATCGGTCGTCGTGGAATAGGTTGGGCCAAACCAAACTGCCTCATCACTCTATCAGGCTGGTGCCATTCAATAATATGGAAGTAAATTAATGGCACCACTGCCTTCCATATGGGACGACCCTGTATGCACATGTCAGGCAGCTCATCCAACAATTCCTCATTATATGGTTCCCATGTAATCTGCAAGTGAAAATGAGCAAAACATGAAGTATTAAATTTGCAAAACATAAAGTGATTAATATAGGAAAAAAATATAACACTATTTTAAGTCagattttgagaattttgatttaCATCTTCAGGTCGCATTCGATCAAGATTGTATCGAATTTGTTGTAGTACATGGGTTGTAACTTTAGTGATTTGTCGAGCTCTACTCCACCTGTTAGttgataagaaaatttaaaatataatgcaataaaaatcaattttttgattgtttaatggaaaaaaatataaatttaattacatacctaGCACCTAGGGGTGCATCATGAGGTGCCGATGGATCTCTTATTAATGGAGAGATTATTTTAAATCTCTCCCAAGCCCAGATTTGCAATATGAACGGGGGTCCTGAAATCTCCTTTGCTTCAGTAACTGCAACACGACAAAGCTCAAGATAAAGGAAGGCTaagcaagctccaccccaactgtATGTCGCAGCTTGCCTCAAGTCTTCTAATAGGGGTAGGAACATCAAGTTCACACGTGAGTTTGTCTTGTCGAGAAATATCGAACCGATGAGTCGTAATATGAATGCTCTTGCATGCCATAACACTGTTAAATCATTAACTTCATGTGGAATAGCTCCAAACTCATCAGTTAGCCATGATAATTTTAATGTATTTCCTCGAATCATTTCTGGAGGTGGTCTAACTCCCAACAAGAGCTCACAAACTTCTAGCCATTCTACTCGTGACATTCCAGTTACTGCAGAACCATGTATTGGCAATCCGGTGATAATGCCAACATCTTGAAGACTGATTATGCACTCCCCAATTGGCATCATAAATGTATGAGTTTCCGGTCGCCATCGCTCTACAAAGGCACTAATAAGGTGCCAGTCAAGGGGAAAAAAATCCTAATCTAGCAATTCCAAAAAATCCAGAATCGTGGAGATGAGGAACAATTCGGTTATCAATGTCAGCATGCAATATGTTCCCCTGCCTTCTACATGTAAGCACCTCATGCTCCATTGTACCAGTCCAAATCCCTTCAGAACGGTGTTGTGACTGGAGTCGTAGAAGCTCTGGATCAATTGGACATGGTACAATATAATCTCTTCTTGTTTGTTGATTAGCCATACCtattcattaaattaaatatacattTTCATTTTGTATTTGTGACAGGTAAAACAATGCACATATTTTCCTTATACAGTAAATAAAACATGAAtggtaaaaaaaatatttaatacacATATAAAAtggtataaataaaaatttctcatTCAATGCATTAATTAATAAGTCTACATTACATAGTCAATGCAAAGATAAAAGTACATCATTGTTTACTACATCAACTAATTAGGTCAGCCTGACTATTTGATTTACAGGACATGATCTAATTAGCTCGTCATAAATATCTTTCTCTAATGTGTAGTCGATTTTAGGTAAACAGGGCTTTACCAGAGTATGTTTCTTCCTATCACGCATTTTTATACCACTCGCCCGACACATTGTCCTTGTAGCGACCCGATTAGCATATTCTTTGACAAATCCTTTAAGAAGTAGTAAATATGATGGGGTACGGTTAGCTTCTAATTTTTGCCATACACTGTCAAGTATGCCTTTATCCTGGACACAACTAAAAGTTGACTTTAAAGCCAAATATCTAGGTTTATCTGTTAATAGCTCTCCTTCCCATATAATTTGTTGAATTAGCCCATTCACCCTTATCATATGCTTAACAATGCAGAGTAGGTAATCTCCTATAGTTGATGGTGTTACTTCCATAGGTAGATTAatcaaattcctaattaaaccatGTACTCTTGCCCGCTGTTGTTGATTGATAATTCTTTTTGGAGTGTTCATTATACAAGCCATTATTTTATCTAAGTCATAAACAAAAGAGagcataaataaatatatacgaaataaatcataatgcagtaattatattaaataatgcaATAATTTAAGATAAAATTGAAAAGTACGTAACCTACCAACAGGGGGGTAATAATACACATAAAATGAAAacataataatgaaaattgtgtccaaCAATTTATGATAATAATACAAAGTATTTGAAAATAGTGtccttcaaaggattttagatgGATCCCCTCTCTTTTGAATCACCATCCAATCCATTTCATTCGTCTTCCTTAAAGAAGTTGGTCTTCCTTTAGACCTTTTCCGATTTGGGTCAGGTACAAGGATTGGATCATTGTCTGTTGGCCAATCATCATGATGTCCAAGTGCATGAAACTGCCACTCATAGCACTTAAGCGTTCATTCCAATGTATAATAATTTGAAACGTATTGCTCATAATTAATTGACATTGATTGGCATGCTGCTATGACATGAGAACATGGAATACGTATCTCTTGAAACTTCTCGCATGTGAATGTCCTCTCATAAAGTTTGACGATGTGGTTGTCCCCAGTTCTATCCTTCCAAACTTAAAATTCACCACAATCACGATTAAATAATCGAACATTAAGTGAGTTTGCTTCattcaaattttcattcaaaatttgaCGACATGCCGGTGTTAAGTTGAAGCCCAACTGCAATTGTTCACGGAAGGTCGTGCGGCGTGTGTCAAAATATTGGACACATTGGAAAAATATTTTCTCTACCATTATAGTTATTGGTAGTGCACGAATCCCCTTAAGCATTCCATTAACTGACTCAACGGTATTGGTTGTCATGGAGCCATACCTTTTTCCTCCATCATGAGAACGTGTCCATTTCTCCAATGGTATATTTCTAGCCCATTCAAACGTATCTGGATGCTCGCTCTTGATTGTGTCCATGGcatcataaaattttttttttctgaatttggtgagctgttaaaaaaaaattgacattTTTGTATTATATAACATTGAAAATGCAATTAATGCTTGCAAAAATAATATTCTTTGGCAAAAACTAACCTGCCTTTCGGAGAGCTTCTTTCATGTCGGGATTTTTAAACTTTGTATTATAATTGCTCAGTACGTGTCTTAAGCAGTATCGATGATGTCCATTAGGAGGCTGCCACCAATCTTGCTACATTGCTTTTTTAATGGCAATATGTCTGTCTGATATAACACAAATATCAGAATGATCAGTCACAAACACCCGTAAACAAGACATGAACCAATCCCAGTTCCTTGTATTttcacaatcaactattgcccatGCAATAGGAAAAATATGGTTATTGTCGTCCAGTCCCGTAGCACAAAATAAACACCCTTTGTACTTTCCATATAAAAATGTGGAGTCTATAAAAATAACTGGCCGACAGTGCTTGAAACCTTTAATTGTTTGTTTGAATGCCCAAAACATCCTATCGAAAACCCGATTCTCaggttttaatttattattaataaatagagGGTCATCTTCAATCAAGAACGAAGAATCGGGGTTGTGTTTGCACAACGCAAGCATGAATTGACGCAATCTTGTAAAAGATtcctcccaaccaccaaatatcTTAACAACTGCATCGTGTCTAGCCTTCCACATCTTCCGATAACTCGGCATATATCCAACCTTATCTTTGATTTCTGCTTGTAACGCAGATATCTTCACATTTGGCTGTTCTCGTACAATTGCTAGGATGAAATCAGATATAAATTTGCTATCCAATTGCCTATGATCTTGTGAGATTGATGGATTAACACATGTATGGGGTCCGTTATATCGAGTAATTTTCCATATATCAGATCCTTCTCGACGAGACGCACGCATTCTCCACTTACAATTGTTGTTTCTATATTTGCACCTTATAGCATACGTTTGCTCTTTGTCTCACATAAGAAAAGTCATGGTGCCTAAGTAAATGATATTCTTTGGCAGCTCTTTGGACAGCCTCTCTAGACGGAAATGTCATTCCAACTTCAAACTCATTCGATGGATCCCACATTGAACTATATTGCGGTTTTGACCATGGATCAACTGTTAGCAATGAAAAATCTAATTCACAGTAAGGTGGAGGATGGACAATAGGCATTATTGGGTTTGCAACATGAGTGTTATAGTATGAAGGCAAGTTGACTACTACCTCATTATCATGCTCAACATCTTGATTGAAGTCTGCCTCATCACTATCAATCCATCGTTCATCAGAATCCTATTCATCGACACCATTATTGGGGCAATAATGACTATCAGAAAAGTATGATTCGTTTGAATCGTACACCCATCGACGTTCACAAATATCTTCAGATTCATTGATAACCCCCAAAACTTTATCCTCAAAAGTACTACTATCAAGTTCAGACGATTGATAGCGAACAACTATCTCATCAGTAGTACCAACATTTGATGGTCCCGCTTCATCAACAACATTTCTAGATGCATCAGGTCGAAAAATATCAATATATAATTCTATCGATGACATACCTccaatttcatcaataaaattaaacataatatttacatcatcatCGTTAGTCAAACCCATACAGTCCCATTTCACTGAACCATCTCCTTCAATGGGTTGTCTAAAAAGATATTCGATATAAATTCACACCCAGCTTCAAGATCAATTGCACGTACTATTTTCATACCTAAAGTACCAAAATCCATGCGTCTACCAATGGTAATGACTGTTGATGAACCCCTACAATAGTCGCAGCCTTCACCATCaataataatttctccatctcaaTATAAGGTAGCAAATGATGGAATTGACatttttctgattaaatatgAATCCTAGTTATTTGAATGACACataagaaaaattataattaatagtatTGCCTaactttgtaaaaaaaaaaaggaattcaaaTAAATATGCAGTTTGGTTCTTTATTTCAGCTAAacctattaaatttttaatttaaatctaaaatttttaaaaaaaatcaaacctaATGTTGCTGCGGTTTGATTCGGTTCACCTAAGAAATTCTATAAGTACTCGGATAAACTGTCTGGGTCACCTCATATATTCAACTAAATgtgttgaaaaaaaataataaaatgaatcgAACCAATTTGGTTTTCTGGTttgattcatttaattattttttgattttctGAATTCTCATAATCGATTAAGTTAACCATaaatattcaattattttattttcttttattttttttatttttgtttgaactATCAACTTAATAATattcatttatattatatattctctacattatttattataaaatattataaacacTATTTTGCttgaaattttttcttctttctataattttaacattaaatATTTCTAATCTACATATTCAActactatattttaaaaaatatatatattttatgttttaactAATATAAACTTTATTTCCGCTATTTAtggtatttattaatttttttaattatattaagaatataatattatattatctcttttattttattctttaatataatatattataaactaaatttcctattatttttctcttttttcactaacttttacaatttttcaaagtatatatatatatatatatattcctttcGAATCTTAACCTAgtactaaattttttttcaattaaaccACTATTTAGATTAAATTAACTTTTCCTATTATCCTTAAATTTCTAATttacattaaatttattttcttccataattaaactttttattaagaatatactattatcttatctatttcatttcattcttttatataatatattataaaagaattttcctattcatttattcttttatataaaattttatatttttaataaatttcatcatttatcaaaatattatactattatatatatatatatatatatatatatatatatatattgttaaaaatatttcctttaatttttaagattatctataaactagttaaaaattataaaaattaaatatatattattcaaaaaaattcatttcaaaatattaataataaatcacTCATTTTTCTTCTAATATATGACAATATCACCTAACATTTGTAAAATATTACTCAATAACTACGTATAAATGCATACATATTTAAACAAATATAAACACTCAAATATTTAAATAATGCATGCATATTTAAACAAATATAAACActcaaatatttaaatataatatatatttatttcctTAAAAAACTAAAATACGTACCAGGGATACAAGCACAACAAAATTTCTTGGTCCACCGAACACCACCACCTGCTTCAACAAGCAGTTCCGCGAGAAGGGAGAAGCAGCTTGAACATGGGAGAAGAAAGGGAGTAAAAGAGAGGGACGAATGAGAGAGACGAGAGAGGCAGTTGGTGTTTAAATCAG
The sequence above is a segment of the Hevea brasiliensis isolate MT/VB/25A 57/8 chromosome 11, ASM3005281v1, whole genome shotgun sequence genome. Coding sequences within it:
- the LOC110673695 gene encoding serine/threonine-protein phosphatase 7 long form homolog, with protein sequence MPIGECIISLQDVGIITGLPIHGSAVTGMSRVEWLEVCELLLGVRPPPEMIRGNTLKLSWLTDEFGAIPHEVNDLTVLWHARAFILRLIGSIFLDKTNSRVNLMFLPLLEDLRQAATYSWGGACLAFLYLELCRVAVTEAKEISGPPFILQIWAWERFKIISPLIRDPSAPHDAPLGARWSRARQITKVTTHVLQQIRYNLDRMRPEDITWEPYNEELLDELPDMCIQGRPIWKAVVPLIYFHIIEWHQPDRVMRQFGLAQPIPRRPMQTDELHEITLRFSESNWAHHHATYINRWNRREHYIVQGQEMAQPLHHHSEYMEWYRRVARRWISISGAAIGCVEDAIEDCLLKLQNPSTENVAEVKRTLRKMMIALEEESRLCQMPPAQSAPQATTFNDELEEDQPINQPEPSHRAARRRSRPARSRQHPVRPASPPDDALPSPVAFHPYCITSAPDHSDPIPSAPALSDPAHYIGWMATPSMPGPSAPWMSYQTQMQNRSTFDFTESQQPQTPFGGLFAPFGRPSSIGPSQYTSGQFSGYGSEQYFAPYHSGALGHIPSAAGLFGYHEQSAMHYTAGGESSGQHQGQASQPKERHRRLCVQFPIHPCTVNFSRLDAKLRAARRANPSATKGDKQEKDEAHPSSGRRVENTRWVGRRGLVLGERQQ
- the LOC131170387 gene encoding uncharacterized protein LOC131170387; protein product: MRASRREGSDIWKITRYNGPHTCVNPSISQDHRQLDSKFISDFILAIVREQPNVKISALQAEIKDKVGYMPSYRKMWKARHDAVVKIFGGWEESFTRLRQFMLALCKHNPDSSFLIEDDPLFINNKLKPENRVFDRMFWAFKQTIKGFKHCRPVIFIDSTFLYGKYKGCLFCATGLDDNNHIFPIAWAIVDCENTRNWDWFMSCLRVFVTDHSDICVISDRHIAIKKAM